The Pseudomonas cucumis sequence TTCTCTTTCATGGGCATCGCTGAAGGACGCTGCCCGTTTGCTCATCAGTGAATCCATCGCGCTGCGAAAGTTGTTTCGCAGTTGCGTGTCAGCCAAAGCCTCGTGAGCCCGGGCGCGAAAATCCTCTTCTACGGCAACCGTAGGAATAATCGTGGAAGTGCTCATCGGGCACCTCCGGTACGCTGCCACAGGAAACTGGCCAGATGCTGACCGCGCAACGCTTCCTGCTGTTTCTCCAGCGAGCCGTTGATGTTCATCAGGCAACCGCAGTCGGCACTGAGTACCTTGTGCGCGCCGGACTCCTTCAACGCTCGGGTCTTGTCAGCCACCATCGCGCCGGAAATATCTGGCATACGGACGCTGAAAGTCCCACCAAAGCCACAGCATTCACTTTCGTGGCTGTGGTCGACTCGCTCCACGTTGCTCAGCTGCGCCAACAACTCACGGCCGTGCAGGTGGGTGTTCATTTCTCGGCGTGCCGAGCACGACGTGTGGAGCGCCACTTTGACCGGTTCGCCGCTGTCCTTGAGCTGGACCTTGCAGACAAACAGCAGAAACTCGGCCAACTCATAAGTCCGTGCCGCGAGGGCCTGGACCTGCTTCAGCGTTTGCGGCTCGTCCTTGAACAAGTCGGCGTAGTGCTCGCGCAACATGCCCGCGCAGGATCCCGACGGCACCACCACCGGATAATCACCGGCAAACAGCGCCAGCTGCGAGCGCGCCACGGTCCGGGCCTGTTCGGTGTAACCCGAGGTGTAGGCCGGTTGCCCGCAGCAACTTTGCCCTTGCGGGTATTCGACACGAATGCCTTCGCGTTCCAGCAGATGAATCGCGTCCATCCCGGCTTCGGGGTAGAACAAATCCACCACGCAGGTCCCGAACAGATAGACCCGTGACGGTTTCTCGCTGGGGTATTGCCGAGGCTCGGGCAGTGGCGGGGCGACACGGGTCGCGTTCGGCACTGCATTGTAAAAAAGCTCGCTCATCAGGCGTGTCTCCGGGTGGTCCCGGTTATCCGTCCGCTGAGGCTGCTGAATATAGAGAGGGAAGCTTTCAGCAGCCTTGCAGACCCGGTTGTGAATAGCTGACGCCGGGGGCGTAACCCGGCGTCGGTTTTTTCCGTGTGGCGTGTAGTTCTTAGTGCACCAGCATGCCGGTGAACCAGTAGGCTTGAGCCAAAGTGATCAGGCCGACGATTGTTGCAAAGAATAGGCTGTGCTTGAGGGTGAAGCGGAACAGATCC is a genomic window containing:
- a CDS encoding (Fe-S)-binding protein, translating into MSELFYNAVPNATRVAPPLPEPRQYPSEKPSRVYLFGTCVVDLFYPEAGMDAIHLLEREGIRVEYPQGQSCCGQPAYTSGYTEQARTVARSQLALFAGDYPVVVPSGSCAGMLREHYADLFKDEPQTLKQVQALAARTYELAEFLLFVCKVQLKDSGEPVKVALHTSCSARREMNTHLHGRELLAQLSNVERVDHSHESECCGFGGTFSVRMPDISGAMVADKTRALKESGAHKVLSADCGCLMNINGSLEKQQEALRGQHLASFLWQRTGGAR